The Haemorhous mexicanus isolate bHaeMex1 chromosome 8, bHaeMex1.pri, whole genome shotgun sequence genome includes a window with the following:
- the PRKAG3 gene encoding 5'-AMP-activated protein kinase subunit gamma-3, with product MEQLRGPAASQVALLDAVVCPEEEGFLKAVCPREEEEEEEEYRRPVTFTLGNEILGLGPEAEFQNPDAEVYMHFLRSHCCYDAIPTSCKLVVFDVSLEIKKAFFALVANGVRAAPLWDSKTQSFVGMLTITDFINILHRYYRSPLVQIYEVEEHKIETWREVYLQGSLKPLVYISPSNSLFDAVYSLIKHKIHRLPVIEPVSGNVLHILTHKRILKFLHIFGSTIPKPRFLKKTVQELCIGTFRDLAVVAETAPVHTALEIFVDRRVSALPVINDAGQVVGLYSRFDVIHLAAQKTYNNLDISVREALQQRSVCLEGVLTCYPHEPMEDIIDRIAKEQVHRLVLVDENRYPRGIVSLSDILQALVLTPAGIDRSSL from the exons GTGGCGCTGCTGGATGCTGTTGTGTGCCCTGAGGAGGAAG GGTTTCTGAAGGCTGTATGccccagggaggaggaagaggaggaggaagaataCAGGAGACCTGTCACCTTCACACTGGGAAATGAGATACTGGGGCTGGGCCCAGAGGCCGAGTTTCAGAACCCTGATGCTGAGGTCTATATGCACTTCTTGAGGAGCCACTGCTGCTATGATGCCATCCCCACCAGCTGCAAGCTCGTTGTCTTTGACGTCTCCCTGGAG ATCAAGAAAGCCTTTTTTGCACTGGTGGCCAACGGGGTTCGTGCTGCCCCTCTCTGGGACAGCAAAACGCAGAGCTTTGTGG GGATGCTCACCATCACTGACTTCATCAACATCCTCCACCGCTACTACCGCTCACCTTTG GTTCAGATCTACGAGGTGGAGGAGCACAAGATTGAGACCTGGAGAG AGGTGTACCTGCAGGGCTCCCTCAAGCCACTGGTCTACATCTCTCCGAGCAATAG CCTCTTCGATGCTGTCTACTCCCTGATCAAGCACAAGATCCACCGCCTGCCTGTCATTGAGCCTGTCTCAGGCAATGTCCTGCATATCCTGACACACAAGCGCATCCTCAAGTTTCTCCACATCTTT GGTTCTACCATCCCCAAGCCACGCTTCCTGAAGAAAACAGTGCAGGAACTGTGCATTGGCACCTTCCGTGATCTGGCCGTCGTGGCTGAGACTGCCCCAGTCCACACTGCCTTGGAGATTTTTGTGGATCGCCGTGTCTCCGCCTTGCCTGTCATCAATGATGCTG GGCAAGTGGTTGGCCTGTACTCGCGGTTTGATGTCATT CACCTGGCAGCCCAGAAGACCTACAACAACCTGGACATCAGTGTGAGGGAGGCACTGCAGCAGCGCAGTGTCTGCCTGGAGGGGGTCCTCACCTGTTACCCCCACGAACCTATGGAGGACATAATTGACCGCATTGCCAAGGAGCAG GTCCATCGCCTGGTTCTGGTGGATGAGAACCGCTACCCGCGGGGCATTGTCTCCCTCTCTGACATCCTGCAGGCCCTTGTGCTCACTCCTGCAG GCATCGATCGATCCTCACTCTGA
- the LOC132330481 gene encoding sterol 26-hydroxylase, mitochondrial, whose protein sequence is MAGPSGGARWPLLPLLLRPRPPPPRSSPGPPRRTGGSAAAAAGPARLKGPEELPGPGLFRTFVWLFLRGYLLHTHRLQVMSRRLYGPIWKSTFGHYRNINIGSPVVLEQLLRQEGKYPMRSDMALWKEHRDTRRLPYGPFTEEGERWYRLRQVLNKRLLKPSEALLYADAIGEVVSDLMVRLREERSRSPSGVLVGDVANLLYRFALEGISYILFETRIGCLKQQVPAETQRFIDSINLMFKNSIFATVLPRWSRKVLPFWDRYLDSWDTIFAFGKTLIDRKMEELEGQVERGTEVSGYLSYLLASGRLSLDEVYGSVAELLLAGVDTTSNTLSWALYHLSRDPDIQETLYQELKAVVPPDRFPAAEDIPKLPMLRAIIKETLRVYPVVPTNARVFYEKDIVIGDYLFPKNTLFVLAHYAMSHDETYFPEPERFLPQRWLRGHGSPHHPFSSIPFGYGVRACVGRRIAELEMHLALARMIQAFEVRPDPRGVEVTSVSRIVLVADKPINLEFIARPGAP, encoded by the exons ATGGCGGGCCCGAGCGGCGGGGCCCGGTggccgctgctgccgctgctcctgcgcccccgcccgccgccgccgcgcagcaGCCCGGGACCGCCGCGCAGGACCGGGGGctcggcggcagcggcggcggggccggcgcggctGAAGGGACCGGAGGAGCTACCGGGGCCGGGGCTGTTCCGTACTTTCGTCTGGCTGTTCCTGCGGGGCTACCTGCTGCACACGCACCGGCTGCAG GTGATGTCCCGACGCCTTTATGGACCTATCTGGAAGTCAACTTTCGGACATTATAGAAACATCAACATTGGGAGCCCagtggtgctggagcagctgctacGGCAGGAGGGCAAGTACCCCATGCGGAGCGACATGGCCCTGTGGAAGGAGCACCGGGACACCCGGCGCCTGCCCTACGGACCCTTTACCGA GGAAGGGGAGCGCTGGTACCGCCTGCGCCAGGTCCTCAACAAGCGGCTGCTGAAACCCTCGGAGGCGCTGCTGTACGCGGATGCCATCGGGGAGGTGGTGTCAGACCTGATGGTGCGCTTGCGGGAGGAGCGGAGCCGCAGCCCCTCGGGTGTGCTGGTGGGGGACGTGGCCAACCTGCTCTACCGCTTTGCCCTGGAAG GCATCTCTTATATCCTCTTTGAGACCCGCATCGGGTGCCTCAAGCAGCAGGTCCCTGCTGAGACCCAGCGCTTCATTGACTCCATCAACCTCATGTTCAAGAACTCCATCTTTGCCACCGTCCTGCCCCGATGGAGCCGCAAGGTGCTGCCCTTCTGGGACCGTTACCTGGACAGCTGGGACACCATCTTCGCCTTTG ggaagACACTGATTGACCGAAagatggaggagctggaggggcaGGTGGAGCGTGGTACGGAGGTGTCTGGCTACCTGAGCTACCTGCTGGCCAGTGGCAGACTCAGCCTGGATGAGGTCTATGGCAGCGTGGCCGAGTTGCTGCTGGCTGGTGTGGACACG ACCTCCAACACGCTGTCCTGGGCTTTGTACCACCTCTCCCGGGACCCAGACATTCAGGAGACCCTGTACCAGGAGCTGAAAGCTGTTGTGCCTCCCGACCggtttcctgctgctgaggatATCCCCAAGTTGCCGATGCTTCGGGCCATTATCAAGGAGACTCTGAG AGTCTACCCTGTGGTGCCCACCAATGCCAGGGTCTTCTATGAGAAGGACATTGTCATCGGAGACTACCTCTTCCCCAAGAAT ACCCTCTTTGTCCTGGCGCACTATGCGATGTCCCATGATGAGACCTACTTCCCTGAGCCCGAGCGGTTCCTGCCCCAGCGCTGGCTCCGGGGACACGGCTCCCCTCACCACCCCTTCAGCTCCATCCCCTTCGGCTATGGGGTTCGCGCGTGTGTCGGGCGCCGCATCGCTGAGCTGGAGATGCACCTGGCCCTTGCCAGG ATGATCCAGGCATTCGAGGTGCGGCCGGACCCCCGTGGCGTAGAAGTGACATCTGTATCCCGCATTGTCCTGGTGGCTGACAAGCCCATCAACCTGGAATTCATTGCTCGCCCAGGAGCCCCCTGA